Sequence from the Helianthus annuus cultivar XRQ/B chromosome 13, HanXRQr2.0-SUNRISE, whole genome shotgun sequence genome:
GAAGCTATGGCAAAGGTAAACGAGAATCTTACAAATCTGAACCTTCTTCAAGAAGCCCTTGGAGATCACCTAAGGGGTAAAAAATTTCTCTTGGTACTAGATGATGTGTGGACTGAAAGTTATGCAGATTGGGAAACCCTTGTTAGACCGTTTTATACATGTTCTCCTGGAAGTAGAATCATCATAACAACACGAAAGGATCAATTGCTCAAACAGTTGGTTTACAATCCTCTAAACATGCAGTTGCTCAGCCTTCTAGGTGACGAGGCTCTGTCTTTAGTTGCTCGACATGCATTAGGTGTAAATAACTTTGATTCACATATGTCACTCAAACCATATGCTGAAGGTATTGTGCAAAAATGTGGTGGGTTACCTTTGGCTTTAATAGCACTTGGTAGACTGTTGAGAACCAAAAAAGAAGAAGTAGAGCACTGGAAGGAAGTGTTAAACAGTGAGATATGGAGATTAAAAGATGAAGGTGGAATTCTCCCAGCCCTAAGACTAAGCTACCATGATCTTTCTGCAACTTTGAAGCAGTTGTTTGCTTACTGCTCCTTGTTTCCCAAGGACTTCCTGTTTGACAAGAAGGAGCTGGTTTTATTATGGATGGCAGAAGGGTTCTTGCACTAGCCAACTACAAGCATATCAACCGAAGAACGCTTGGGTCATGAATTCTTTGACGAGCTCTTGTCAAGATCATTTTTTCAACATGCACCTAATAATGAATCATTATTTGTGATGCATGACCTCATGAATGACATGGCGACATCAATTGCTACCGAGTTTTATT
This genomic interval carries:
- the LOC110902096 gene encoding putative disease resistance RPP13-like protein 1 yields the protein MAKVNENLTNLNLLQEALGDHLRGKKFLLVLDDVWTESYADWETLVRPFYTCSPGSRIIITTRKDQLLKQLVYNPLNMQLLSLLGDEALSLVARHALGVNNFDSHMSLKPYAEGIVQKCGGLPLALIALGRLLRTKKEEVEHWKEVLNSEIWRLKDEGGILPALRLSYHDLSATLKQLFAYCSLFPKDFLFDKKELVLLWMAEGFLH